One region of Culex pipiens pallens isolate TS chromosome 2, TS_CPP_V2, whole genome shotgun sequence genomic DNA includes:
- the LOC120429113 gene encoding ecdysone-inducible protein E75-like isoform X2 yields MGCAVQQEPAASDPKSTATLNAGKSLIVQSNQCSLKSSSESNSTDGSSNSLKKAHSALVKILESAPLKCSNLSKIEIENGGSAGASSASNSNNNQVVGVSNEVTKVCGFKSADSGRPSNQIESPPTVKMKSTPKIDFCPWKKTTIAKEWISACDQELQKHALESSAQSKPTNQPQQQEEEGCNSLSAISNNQHPHNPCCRSRESSQSSDHSSLSASPEPISDDSCSNCSSNSSSDCCSDYLINDLCKQFEENLCEDHGFFRRSIQQKIQYRPCTKNQQCSILRINRNRCQYCRLKKCIAVGMSRDAVRFGRVPKREKARILAAMQQSTQNRGNQRALATELDDQPRLLAAVLRAHMETCEFTREKVTSMRQRARDCPSYSMPTLACPLNPAPELQSEQEFSQRFAHVIRGVIDFAGMIPGFQLLTQDDKFTLLKAGLFDALFVRLICMFDTQINSIICLNGQVMRRDAIQNGANARFLVDSTFNFAERMNSMNLTDAEIGLFCAIVLITPDRPGLRNVELIERMYSKLKCCLQSIVSQNRPDKPEFMQELLRTMPDLRTLSTLHTEKLVVFRTEHKEMLRQQMWNAEEELAKSPNSNTWSCDGNNVEDAAKSPMGSVSSTESAETSEYSHSASSLSASAPLLAATLSGQCPIRHRASSGSSAEDDIIGGTAHLAQNGLTITPVIRSVGTHHVRYRKLDSPTDSGIESGNEKLDHKPVSSGSSSCSSPRSSLEDQSDEKRHIVENMPVLKRVLQAPPLYDTNSLMDEAYKPHKKFRAMRHRESEAEPAPSSSSSSTITLSSHSPKPSSSVSVVSSQHSSAGPGQSSPQQPQSQLHMHLTRPLHQSPHQSLHHHQHQAATPPNSHQSSSLSSTHSVLAKSLMEQPTMTPEQMKRSDIIHNYIMRESQHHPDQGSYRSGLLVCSPRSSSVSPLASSSSSSSSSSSSSGNGCPFSGSGNGSSISNTRWQGGPTSVITTTRQQTPSPSLNSTGSADTSSSSSSSSSSNSIRYFQSPHSTSISPPVTSVAQASTTTGSIGSPQPVAVAAPTPSPRLVELQVDIAGGSTTGATDAPLNLSKKSPSPSPARNCPQGFSSTSTTSTSAATTTIQKVLLEA; encoded by the exons ATGGGATGTGCAGTGCAGCAGGAGCCCGCCGCCAGTGACCCAAAGTCAACGGCGACACTCAACGCTGGGAAAAGTCTGATAGTTCAAAGCAATCAGTGCAGTTTGAAAAGTTCTAGCGAGAGCAACAGTACTGACGGCAGCAGCAACAGCCTTAAAAAGGCTCACAGCGCACTAGTTAAAATTCTCGAATCCGCTCctttaaagtgttcaaatttaagTAAGATCGAGATCGAAAACGGCGGAAGTGCTGGTGCTAGTTCTGCCAGCAATAGTAATAATAATCAAGTTGTAGGTGTTTCAAATGAGGTGACCAAAGTTTGTGGTTTCAAGAGTGCTGATAGTGGTCGCCCCAGTAACCAAATCGAAAGTCCACCTACGGTAAAGATGAAATCAACACCGAAGATAGATTTTTGTCCGTGGAAGAAAACCACGATTGCCAAAGAGTGGATTAGTGCCTGCGACCAGGAACTTCAGAAGCATGCTCTGGAGTCGTCGGCGCAGAGTAAACCCACCAACCAACCTCAACAGCAGGAAGAAGAAGGCTGCAATAGCCTAAGTGCCATATCAAACAATCAACACCCTCATAATCCGTGTTGCCGGAGTCGGGAGTCCTCCCAAAGCTCCGATCACTCATCGTTGTCAGCCTCCCCGGAGCCAATAAGTGACGATAGTTGTAGTAACTGCAGTTCCAACAGCAGTAGCGACTGCTGCTCCGACTATCTGATCAATGATCTCTGCAAGCAGTTCGAGGAGAACCTATGCGAAGATCAT GGATTCTTCAGGCGCTCGATTCAGCAAAAAATCCAGTATCGCCCTTGCACTAAAAATCAGCAATGCAGTATACTCAGAATTAACCGTAATCGGTGTCAGTATTGCAGACTGAAAAAATGTATAGCCGTTGGAATGAGTCGCGATG CTGTCAGATTTGGTCGTGTGCCGAAGCGCGAAAAGGCCCGCATCCTGGCGGCCATGCAGCAAAGCACCCAGAATCGAGGAAACCAACGAGCGCTGGCCACCGAACTGGACGACCAGCCGCGGCTTCTGGCCGCTGTGCTGCGAGCCCACATGGAGACGTGCGAGTTTACGCGCGAAAAGGTCACCTCGATGCGACAACGGGCTCGCGACTGTCCTTCCTACTCCATGCCAACTCTG GCATGTCCCTTGAACCCGGCTCCCGAGCTTCAGTCCGAGCAGGAGTTTAGTCAGCGTTTTGCTCACGTCATCCGAGGAGTGATCGACTTTGCTGGAATGATTCCCGGCTTCCAACTATTGACTCAGGATGATAAGTTCACGCTCTTGAAAGCAGGTCTTTTTGATGCTCTGTTCGTGCGACTGATCTGCATGTTCGATACTCAAATCAACTCAATCATCTGTCTGAACGGCCAGGTTATGCGCCGAGATGCCATTCAGAATGGTGCTAATGCACGTTTCCTAGTGGATTCGACATTCAACTTTGCCGAGCGAATGAATTCGATGAACCTGACAGATGCAGAGATTGGTCTGTTCTGTGCCATCGTGTTGATCACACCCGATCGACCTGGACTGCGAAATGTAGAGCTCATAGAACGAATGTACAGCAAGCTTAAGTGTTGCCTACAGTCTATCGTGTCCCAAAATCGGCCAGACAAACCCGAGTTCATGCAAGAGCTTTTGAGAACGATGCCAGATTTGAGGACACTGAGCACGTTGCATACTGAGAAGCTGGTCGTGTTCCGTACTGAACATAAGGAAATGTTACGCCAGCAAATGTGGAATGCAGAGGAAGAACTCGCCAAAAGCCCCAACTCGAACACGTGGAGCTGTGATGGCAACAACGTAGAAGATGCAGCAAAGAGTCCCATGGGCTCGGTGTCTAGCACTGAATCAGCTGAAACTTCCGAGTACTCTCATTCCGCATCGTCTCTCAGTGCTTCGGCACCCTTACTGGCAGCTACCCTGTCGGGACAATGTCCCATTCGCCATCGAGCTAGTTCCGGATCGTCAGCAGAGGATGACATAATCGGCGGTACGGCGCATTTGGCTCAAAACGGACTAACAATTACACCAGTGATTCGTTCTGTTGGTACACATCACGTTCGCTACCGAAAGCTTGACTCCCCCACCGATTCTGGCATCGAGTCCGGCAATGAAAAGCTTGATCATAAACCGGTCAGCAGTGGATCATCGTCTTGCTCCAGTCCACGATCGTCGTTGGAAGATCAGTCGGACGAGAAGCGGCACATCGTAGAAAACATGCCAGTATTGAAACGAGTCCTGCAGGCTCCCCCACTGTACGATACCAACAGCTTAATGGATGAAGCGTACAAGCCGCACAAAAAATTCCGAGCAATGCGCCACCGAGAGAGCGAAGCGGAACCTGCGCCAAGTTCTTCATCTTCGTCCACGATAACACTCTCATCACATTCGCCTAAACCATCATCGTCGGTCTCTGTGGTGTCATCACAGCACAGCAGTGCGGGACCGGGACAATCTTCACCCCAGCAGCCGCAATCCCAGCTTCATATGCATTTAACGCGACCACTACATCAGTCACCACACCAAAGCCTTCACCACCATCAACATCAGGCAGCGACACCCCCCAACAGCCATCAATCGTCTTCCCTATCCAGCACACACTCGGTCCTAGCCAAATCATTGATGGAACAACCCACAATGACGCCGGAGCAAATGAAACGCTCGGACATCATACACAACTACATCATGAGGGAGTCCCAGCATCATCCTGACCAGGGCTCGTACCGGAGCGGCCTGTTAGTGTGCAGCCCGAGGTCTTCCTCCGTGTCACCACTTGCTTCAAGTagtagcagtagcagcagcagctcatCGTCTTCTGGTAACGGTTGTCCGTTCTCCGGTAGCGGTAATGGTAGCAGTATCAGCAATACCAGATGGCAGGGTGGACCAACGAGCGTCATTACTACAACCCGCCAACAAACACCTTCCCCATCGCTCAATTCCACCGGAAGTGCAGATACTTCCTCttcttccagcagcagcagcagcagtaataGCATTCGCTATTTCCAATCCCCACATTCGACATCGATCTCCCCGCCAGTCACGTCAGTGGCTCAGGCCAGCACCACTACTGGCTCCATCGGTTCTCCTCAACCGGTGGCAGTGGCGGCTCCAACGCCGTCTCCCCGACTTGTGGAACTGCAGGTTGACATTGCCGGTGGGTCAACGACGGGTGCTACTGATGCACCACTAAacctttccaaaaaatcaccctCACCCTCTCCCGCCCGCAATTGTCCCCAGGGATTTTCGTCTACTTCTACCACCTCAACATCCGCCGCAACCACCACTATTCAAAAAGTGCTTCTCGAAGCATAA